A window from Planococcus maritimus encodes these proteins:
- a CDS encoding carbohydrate ABC transporter permease, translated as MSQLGTKKAEVDLPVRTKYEESRRQKTGVFFKKKVGWLFIIVSILAITIFNFYPMVQAFLLSFQSGMGANLEYVGLDNWRRLFGDPTFIAALTNTTIYLLIQVPLMIVLALFFSVLLNDPKLKFKSFFRIAIFLPCVTSLVAYSVVFKYLFGIDGIINQFLLNVGLIPQTINFLADPLWAKVVIILAITWRWTGYNMIFYLAALQNVDKSIYEAARIDGASSFQQFFQITVPMLKPIILFTSITSTIGTLQIFDEIVNITNGGPGNATISISQYIYNLSFEYTPDFGYASTVSYVIVILVVILSIIQFRVAGEKK; from the coding sequence ATGAGCCAGCTAGGAACAAAAAAAGCCGAGGTGGATCTCCCGGTTCGGACTAAATACGAAGAAAGCAGGCGCCAGAAAACCGGTGTCTTTTTCAAGAAAAAAGTAGGTTGGCTGTTTATCATTGTCTCGATACTCGCCATCACCATCTTCAACTTTTACCCAATGGTTCAAGCGTTCCTGCTCTCTTTTCAGTCCGGGATGGGCGCGAACCTGGAATATGTCGGACTCGATAACTGGCGGCGATTGTTCGGCGACCCGACCTTTATCGCCGCGCTGACCAACACAACGATTTACTTGCTGATTCAAGTGCCGTTGATGATCGTCTTGGCGTTGTTCTTTTCCGTGTTATTGAATGACCCGAAATTGAAATTCAAAAGCTTTTTCAGAATTGCGATCTTCTTGCCTTGTGTGACGTCGCTCGTTGCCTATTCGGTCGTTTTTAAATACTTATTCGGCATCGATGGCATCATCAACCAATTCCTGCTCAATGTTGGTTTGATTCCGCAAACGATTAATTTCTTGGCCGATCCGCTTTGGGCGAAAGTGGTTATCATTTTGGCCATTACGTGGAGATGGACGGGGTATAACATGATTTTCTATTTGGCGGCATTGCAAAATGTCGACAAATCGATTTACGAAGCTGCCCGAATCGACGGAGCCAGCTCGTTCCAGCAGTTTTTCCAAATCACGGTCCCGATGCTCAAGCCAATCATTTTGTTCACCTCGATTACTTCAACGATTGGTACGTTGCAGATCTTTGATGAAATCGTCAATATCACGAACGGCGGCCCGGGGAACGCGACCATTTCAATTTCGCAGTATATTTACAATTTGTCTTTTGAATACACGCCTGACTTCGGTTACGCGTCAACCGTTTCCTACGTCATCGTAATTTTAGTAGTAATTCTTTCAATTATTCAATTCAGAGTGGCGGGTGAGAAAAAATGA
- a CDS encoding sensor histidine kinase — MKLKKKTFRILRNNSLFIKMFLIMVISIVAVSVLITFSSIRMSSDLFMDTFSISNTRALEQIETEFEDYSFAIVAAANEVQNNGTIKRVLTQTNATTLETYSSYHDISEQIERIYRTVESYDANMIVLGNNELLYNVNYSNWPVSWEALRNHPISQYTINRPNRLLYQYLPSTSFTEEPMIVATKTLMERSTGEIYGVLYFPIREAQLKQFYEGYTSEENEVMLVDAAGKIVSGNQEEMIGQDAPELMALAKEVDEEGLEYKDVEVFGTDYMLMAQYLPTYNMYLVNLVDKDAVLANLINTREIMLISLGIVLLAVIVVFIISRRMTNSISRLVKQISTMAKHDFNVPVAETGGYEAKKIANAFNSMLNELQEYVDLAIQAQQKQRSAELMALQHQINPHFIYNTLASIKFMIQQGKKEQATDMIHALIALLQNALSNVEQTITVEQEIADLKNYVLINQSRYGDGIKVNFFISPDCLDGQLPKLILQPFIENAFFHAFNEKKQGFVQILVSQKGDHLLCEIVDNGDGMEIKGDHTKEDIKEKRHLFSGIGIRNVHERIQMLYGEQYGVDISSVKGEGTKVKVELPLQKVMV; from the coding sequence ATGAAACTGAAGAAAAAAACCTTTCGCATCTTAAGAAATAACAGCTTATTCATCAAAATGTTCTTGATCATGGTCATCAGCATCGTGGCCGTTTCTGTATTGATCACGTTCAGTTCGATCCGCATGTCATCCGATTTGTTTATGGACACTTTCAGTATTTCGAACACGAGAGCTTTGGAACAAATTGAGACGGAATTCGAAGACTATAGCTTCGCGATTGTAGCGGCGGCAAATGAAGTGCAAAACAACGGCACCATCAAACGGGTGCTGACGCAAACAAACGCCACGACCTTGGAAACGTACAGCTCTTACCACGACATCAGTGAACAGATTGAGCGCATTTACCGGACCGTTGAGTCGTACGATGCCAATATGATTGTGCTTGGCAATAATGAGCTTTTGTATAATGTGAATTATTCGAACTGGCCGGTATCGTGGGAAGCATTGCGCAATCACCCAATCTCTCAATATACGATCAATCGGCCGAACCGGCTATTGTACCAATACTTGCCCTCTACTTCGTTTACGGAAGAACCAATGATTGTTGCGACAAAAACATTGATGGAGAGATCGACTGGTGAAATTTACGGGGTCTTGTATTTTCCGATTCGTGAAGCACAGCTAAAGCAATTTTACGAAGGTTACACGAGCGAAGAAAACGAAGTCATGCTAGTCGATGCAGCAGGGAAAATTGTCTCCGGCAATCAAGAAGAAATGATTGGGCAGGATGCGCCGGAATTGATGGCTTTGGCAAAAGAAGTGGATGAGGAGGGGCTGGAGTACAAAGATGTCGAAGTGTTTGGCACAGATTACATGCTGATGGCGCAATACTTGCCAACTTATAATATGTATTTAGTCAACCTCGTTGACAAAGATGCGGTATTGGCCAATCTTATCAATACGAGGGAAATCATGCTCATCAGTCTCGGTATTGTGTTGTTGGCGGTCATTGTCGTATTCATCATTTCTCGGCGCATGACCAACTCGATCAGTCGCTTAGTCAAGCAAATTTCGACCATGGCAAAGCACGATTTCAACGTGCCGGTCGCTGAAACTGGCGGCTACGAAGCGAAGAAAATCGCGAATGCGTTTAACTCCATGTTGAATGAATTACAAGAATACGTCGATTTGGCGATACAGGCGCAGCAAAAACAGCGTAGTGCCGAATTGATGGCGCTGCAGCATCAGATCAACCCACATTTTATCTACAATACTTTGGCGTCAATTAAGTTTATGATCCAACAAGGTAAAAAAGAGCAAGCGACCGACATGATCCATGCCCTGATCGCGCTGTTGCAAAATGCCCTCAGCAATGTTGAGCAGACGATCACCGTTGAGCAGGAAATAGCGGATTTGAAAAACTATGTACTAATCAATCAGTCGCGTTATGGCGATGGCATCAAAGTTAATTTCTTTATTTCGCCGGACTGCCTGGATGGCCAATTGCCGAAACTGATTTTGCAGCCGTTTATCGAAAATGCATTTTTCCATGCATTCAATGAGAAAAAACAAGGCTTCGTGCAAATCTTGGTGTCCCAAAAAGGTGATCATTTATTGTGCGAAATCGTCGATAACGGCGATGGCATGGAAATTAAAGGTGACCATACGAAAGAAGATATCAAAGAAAAACGCCATCTGTTCAGCGGAATTGGCATCCGCAATGTCCACGAACGCATCCAGATGCTTTACGGTGAACAATACGGCGTAGACATCTCAAGCGTGAAAGGCGAAGGCACCAAAGTCAAAGTGGAATTGCCGCTTCAGAAAGTCATGGTGTAA
- a CDS encoding ABC transporter substrate-binding protein: MKKFNLMFVAAASMVALAACSSGDEEASGGSGSEGSTEVDEITAWAWDPAFNIAALENAKEAYNGDGDYEVNVIENAQDDIIQKLNTGLSSGTTNGMPNIVLIEDYRAQSFLQAYPDAFHPLTDVINADDFADYKTATTSYDGEQYGLPFDSGVAALYVRTDYLEEAGYSVEDVTDITWQEYIEIGKDVKEATGKNMLTLDPNDLAQVRMMIQTNGSWYVEEDGSTPNIAGNETLEAGFETYKEMMDADIAKIVSDWSQFVGAFNSGDVASVPTGNWITPSVKQAADQSGNWAVVPMPRLDMDGAVNASNLGGSSWYVLNVDGKEQAADFLLNTFGSNPDLYQTLVKDIGALGTYSPAAEGDAYAVEDEFFGGQQLITDLSAWTDEIPAVNYGLHTYAIEDILVTGMQDYLNGAELDTVLENVQGQAEAQLK, translated from the coding sequence ATGAAGAAGTTTAATCTGATGTTTGTAGCGGCAGCCAGCATGGTCGCTTTGGCAGCTTGTTCTTCCGGAGATGAAGAGGCAAGTGGGGGAAGCGGTTCAGAGGGATCAACAGAAGTAGATGAAATTACAGCTTGGGCATGGGACCCAGCCTTCAATATTGCGGCTCTTGAAAACGCCAAAGAAGCATACAATGGCGACGGCGATTACGAAGTCAACGTCATTGAAAACGCACAAGATGATATTATTCAAAAACTCAACACGGGGCTTAGTTCAGGGACAACAAATGGCATGCCAAATATTGTCTTGATCGAAGATTACCGTGCGCAAAGTTTCTTGCAAGCATACCCGGATGCCTTCCATCCATTGACGGATGTTATTAATGCGGACGACTTTGCAGATTATAAAACGGCGACGACGAGCTATGACGGGGAGCAATACGGATTGCCGTTTGACTCAGGCGTAGCAGCACTATATGTACGAACGGATTATTTGGAAGAAGCCGGCTACTCGGTTGAAGACGTAACGGATATCACTTGGCAGGAATACATCGAAATCGGCAAAGATGTTAAAGAAGCAACAGGCAAAAATATGCTGACTTTGGATCCAAACGATTTGGCACAAGTGCGCATGATGATCCAGACGAATGGCTCTTGGTACGTGGAAGAAGATGGTTCGACACCGAACATTGCCGGAAACGAAACGCTTGAAGCTGGTTTTGAAACATATAAAGAAATGATGGATGCGGACATCGCAAAAATCGTCTCAGACTGGAGCCAATTTGTAGGCGCTTTCAACAGTGGCGATGTCGCTAGTGTGCCAACAGGCAACTGGATCACGCCAAGCGTTAAACAAGCCGCTGATCAATCCGGCAACTGGGCAGTCGTTCCAATGCCACGCCTGGATATGGATGGCGCAGTGAATGCCTCGAACCTAGGCGGCAGCTCGTGGTACGTACTGAACGTAGACGGCAAGGAGCAAGCAGCCGATTTCCTCTTGAATACATTCGGGTCTAATCCTGATTTGTATCAAACACTTGTAAAAGACATTGGCGCACTTGGAACGTATTCACCAGCAGCTGAAGGAGATGCATACGCAGTAGAAGATGAATTCTTCGGCGGGCAGCAGCTCATCACCGATCTTTCTGCATGGACAGACGAAATTCCAGCTGTTAATTACGGTCTTCACACCTATGCGATCGAAGACATCCTGGTCACTGGCATGCAAGATTATTTGAACGGCGCAGAACTGGATACGGTACTTGAAAATGTCCAAGGACAAGCTGAAGCACAACTCAAATAA
- a CDS encoding alpha-galactosidase, whose amino-acid sequence MPILYNDATREFHLQTDKTSYIFNILKNEQLGQLYYGKKLRHRDSFERLFHIEEMPNTACVYEGDLEFSLDILKQEYPAYGTTDFREPAYQILQQSGSRITNFVYQHHTIHQGKNKLAGLPATYVEHDEEATTLEISLYDEAIDVEIQLSYSVFEQLNAITRSARFINHGREDIDLTRAMSASIDLPDSDFEMVQLSGAWVRERHIHNRKLVPGLQSISSTRGTSSAQQNPFLALKRPSTTEHHGDVYGVSLVYSGNFLAQVEVDHYDVTRLMVGINPFDFNWLLESGESFQTPEAVMVYSADGLNEMSQTYHKLYRSRLARGTWRDRERPVLINNWEATYFDFDETKILGLAKSSKELGVELFVLDDGWFGKRDADTTSLGDWFEDKRKLPNGISQLAKNIVDLGMKFGLWFEPEMVSKVSELYKAHPDWIIHVPNRKSSHGRNQLVLDFSRQEVVDYIHGLVAGILRDAPISYVKWDMNRYMTEIGSLELPSNRQREVVHRYILGVYSLYERLTSEFPDVLFESCAGGGSRFDPGMLYYAPQGWTSDDTDAVERLKIQYGTSMVYPISSIGAHVSAVPNHQVGRITSLKTRAEVAYFGAFGYELDVTKMDDEEKAIVTAQIAFYKENRSLIQQGQFYRLASPFADDGNVTSWMVVSEDQSEAIFGYYQVLAKPNPGYARAFFKGLHPEFEYAIDGIDDTFYGDELMGAGVQLNRYRHEKHPSDFSSIIYKLTRI is encoded by the coding sequence GTGCCGATTTTATATAACGACGCCACACGTGAGTTTCATCTGCAAACAGACAAGACTAGCTATATTTTCAATATCTTGAAAAATGAACAGCTCGGCCAGTTGTATTACGGCAAAAAACTGCGCCACCGGGACTCGTTTGAGCGCTTATTCCATATCGAGGAAATGCCGAATACCGCTTGCGTTTACGAAGGAGATTTGGAGTTTTCGCTCGATATTCTCAAGCAGGAATACCCGGCGTATGGGACGACGGATTTCCGTGAGCCGGCATATCAGATTTTGCAACAAAGCGGCAGCCGCATCACGAACTTCGTCTATCAACATCACACCATCCATCAAGGGAAAAACAAGCTCGCCGGCTTGCCCGCGACGTATGTCGAGCATGACGAAGAAGCGACGACCTTGGAGATTTCGTTATACGACGAAGCGATCGATGTGGAAATCCAGCTGTCTTATAGCGTTTTTGAACAACTGAACGCCATCACACGCTCTGCCCGCTTTATCAATCACGGTCGAGAAGACATCGATTTGACGAGAGCGATGAGTGCCAGCATCGATTTGCCAGATTCGGATTTCGAAATGGTCCAGTTGTCCGGTGCATGGGTCAGAGAGCGTCATATCCACAACCGCAAATTGGTGCCAGGCCTTCAAAGCATCAGCAGCACAAGAGGCACGAGCAGTGCCCAGCAAAATCCGTTCCTTGCGCTGAAACGCCCGTCGACGACCGAACATCACGGCGACGTGTACGGCGTGAGTTTGGTCTACAGCGGCAATTTCCTGGCGCAAGTGGAAGTCGACCATTACGACGTGACCCGTTTGATGGTCGGCATTAACCCATTTGATTTCAATTGGCTATTGGAAAGCGGCGAAAGTTTCCAGACGCCGGAAGCGGTGATGGTGTATTCGGCGGATGGCTTGAACGAGATGAGCCAGACCTATCACAAGCTGTACCGTAGCCGTTTGGCGCGCGGAACGTGGCGCGACCGGGAACGCCCGGTGTTGATCAACAACTGGGAAGCGACGTATTTTGATTTCGACGAAACGAAAATCTTGGGGCTCGCGAAGTCTTCCAAGGAATTGGGCGTGGAGCTGTTCGTCTTAGATGACGGCTGGTTCGGCAAGCGCGATGCGGATACGACGTCTCTTGGCGATTGGTTTGAAGACAAGCGCAAATTGCCGAACGGTATCAGCCAATTGGCGAAAAACATTGTCGATTTGGGAATGAAATTCGGTTTGTGGTTCGAACCGGAAATGGTGTCGAAAGTAAGTGAATTGTACAAAGCGCATCCGGACTGGATCATCCATGTGCCGAATCGCAAAAGCTCGCACGGCCGCAATCAACTCGTATTGGATTTCTCGCGTCAGGAAGTGGTGGACTATATCCACGGCCTAGTAGCCGGGATACTGCGCGATGCGCCGATTTCTTATGTGAAATGGGACATGAACCGCTATATGACTGAAATCGGCTCATTGGAATTGCCGTCGAACCGCCAGCGGGAAGTCGTACATCGCTATATCCTCGGCGTCTATTCCTTGTACGAACGATTGACGTCGGAATTTCCTGATGTTTTGTTCGAATCTTGTGCAGGTGGCGGAAGCCGTTTCGACCCAGGCATGCTCTATTACGCGCCGCAAGGGTGGACGAGTGATGACACCGATGCCGTCGAACGTTTGAAGATCCAATACGGAACGTCAATGGTCTACCCAATCAGCTCGATTGGCGCGCACGTGTCAGCTGTGCCGAATCATCAAGTAGGACGCATCACGAGCTTGAAGACGCGGGCAGAAGTCGCGTATTTCGGCGCATTCGGCTACGAGCTTGATGTAACGAAAATGGACGATGAAGAAAAAGCCATCGTTACCGCGCAAATCGCTTTCTACAAAGAGAACCGTTCGCTCATTCAACAAGGGCAATTTTACCGGCTGGCCAGCCCGTTCGCAGATGACGGCAACGTGACCAGTTGGATGGTCGTGTCAGAAGACCAGAGCGAAGCGATATTCGGCTATTACCAAGTTCTGGCCAAACCGAACCCAGGATATGCACGCGCATTCTTCAAAGGGCTCCACCCCGAATTCGAATACGCCATCGACGGGATCGACGATACGTTTTACGGGGATGAATTGATGGGAGCAGGCGTGCAGCTCAATCGCTACCGCCATGAGAAACATCCGAGTGATTTCTCTTCTATTATTTATAAATTAACGCGAATTTAA
- a CDS encoding carbohydrate ABC transporter permease, protein MNSFKRIFIYTFLSVAAIVSIFPFLWMLVSITNKSVDVTQGRLLPGTHLIENFKTLFATVDIVPALINSSIIAIITTFLTLLLASLAGYGFEIHRSKGKDIVFTILLLSMMIPFAAIMIPLYRMFGSISETAPLIGIDSLGAVILPTATTAFFIFFFRQNTKMFPKDLVEAGRIDGLSEIGVFFRIYMPTMKTTYAAAAIIAFMNSWNNYLWPLVILQSPEKRTIPLLISNLGSSYSPDYGVIMSAIVIATLPTALVFFLMQKHFVAGMMGSVKG, encoded by the coding sequence ATGAACAGTTTCAAACGAATTTTCATCTATACATTTCTCAGTGTCGCAGCGATTGTTTCGATTTTTCCGTTCCTGTGGATGCTCGTCAGCATCACCAATAAATCGGTTGATGTCACCCAAGGGCGCTTGCTTCCCGGAACGCATTTGATTGAAAACTTTAAAACCCTTTTCGCAACAGTGGATATTGTGCCAGCTTTGATCAATTCATCCATCATCGCAATCATCACGACGTTCTTGACGCTGTTATTGGCGTCACTTGCCGGTTACGGCTTTGAAATTCACCGCAGCAAAGGAAAAGACATTGTCTTCACTATTTTGTTGTTATCGATGATGATTCCGTTTGCAGCGATCATGATTCCGCTGTACCGCATGTTTGGCAGCATCAGTGAAACGGCACCGCTCATCGGGATTGACTCACTTGGAGCGGTCATTTTGCCAACAGCGACGACGGCGTTCTTCATTTTCTTCTTCCGCCAGAACACGAAGATGTTTCCGAAAGATTTGGTGGAAGCGGGACGCATCGACGGCTTAAGTGAAATCGGCGTGTTTTTCCGCATCTATATGCCGACAATGAAAACGACATACGCAGCTGCAGCAATTATTGCCTTCATGAATAGCTGGAATAACTATCTCTGGCCATTGGTCATTTTGCAGTCACCGGAAAAACGGACGATTCCGCTGTTGATTTCGAATCTCGGCTCGAGCTATTCGCCGGATTACGGAGTCATCATGTCAGCGATCGTCATCGCCACATTGCCGACAGCGCTTGTGTTCTTCCTCATGCAGAAGCACTTTGTTGCGGGAATGATGGGCTCGGTTAAGGGTTGA
- a CDS encoding glycoside hydrolase family 35 protein — MLTAKNGSFYFEGEPFQILSGGMHYFRTVPEQWEDRLQKLKALGLNTVETYIPWNFHEPKKGHFDFSGMADIEGFIELAHRLGLYVILRPAPYICAEWEMGGLPSWLMKDKNLVLRSSDPAFLGHVEDYFAELLPKFKKHLYQNGGPVIAMQIENEYGAYGNDLAYLDFFKAQYEQHGLDTFLFTSDGPDFITQGSMPDVTTTLNFGSRVDESFDALEAFKSDSPKMVAEFWIGWFDYWSGEHTVRSGEDVASVFKEIMEKNISVNFYMFHGGTNFGFMNGANHYDIYYPTITSYDYDSLLTEGGAITEKYKAVKKVLSEYREVPADFEESVSTKAYGTVTLTETASLFDVLETISDKVEHIVPLSMEEIGQAYGYTLYRTTVNRRGELKVSSKDIRDRGYIYINGCHVATTYINDDEKMLTLDFPEAVNTLEILVENMGRANYGEHLTDPKGLVNNLWLGEQYFFHWEMFKVELEHLPKNYGTEQDVRFPKFFRGSFDAEEGLDTYVDTHGFTKGNVFINGFNLGRYWNTAGPQQRLYLPGPLLKKQHNEIVVLELEHTTTDQIQLLDQPKLD; from the coding sequence GTGCTGACTGCTAAAAATGGATCGTTTTATTTTGAAGGAGAGCCGTTCCAAATATTGTCAGGCGGCATGCATTATTTTCGCACCGTGCCGGAACAATGGGAAGATCGCTTGCAGAAATTAAAAGCGCTCGGGCTGAATACAGTTGAAACCTATATTCCGTGGAATTTCCATGAACCGAAAAAAGGTCACTTCGACTTTTCCGGAATGGCGGATATCGAAGGGTTTATCGAGCTGGCACATCGCTTGGGGCTGTATGTCATCTTGCGCCCGGCGCCGTATATTTGCGCAGAGTGGGAAATGGGCGGCTTGCCGTCTTGGCTAATGAAAGACAAAAACTTGGTTCTGCGAAGCAGCGATCCGGCTTTTCTTGGCCATGTGGAAGATTATTTTGCGGAGTTGCTGCCGAAATTCAAGAAGCACCTCTACCAAAACGGCGGACCGGTCATCGCCATGCAGATCGAAAACGAATACGGCGCATACGGCAACGATTTGGCATACCTTGATTTCTTTAAAGCACAATACGAACAGCATGGGCTCGATACCTTCTTGTTCACCTCAGATGGCCCGGACTTTATCACACAAGGCTCGATGCCGGATGTCACAACGACCTTGAACTTCGGGTCACGCGTGGATGAATCGTTCGATGCGCTTGAAGCTTTCAAATCGGATTCGCCGAAAATGGTGGCCGAGTTTTGGATCGGTTGGTTTGATTATTGGTCAGGAGAGCATACCGTACGGAGTGGGGAAGACGTCGCTTCCGTGTTCAAGGAAATCATGGAAAAGAATATTTCCGTTAATTTCTATATGTTCCATGGCGGCACGAACTTTGGCTTCATGAACGGCGCCAATCATTACGATATCTACTACCCGACGATCACCAGCTACGATTACGACAGCTTGCTGACAGAGGGCGGAGCGATCACCGAGAAATACAAGGCGGTCAAAAAAGTCTTGAGCGAGTATCGGGAAGTACCAGCCGATTTCGAGGAGAGCGTCTCTACGAAAGCGTATGGAACGGTCACGCTGACCGAAACGGCTAGCTTGTTCGATGTGTTGGAAACGATCAGCGACAAGGTCGAGCATATTGTGCCACTGTCAATGGAAGAAATCGGCCAGGCTTACGGCTACACGCTGTACCGCACGACCGTTAACCGGCGGGGCGAGTTGAAAGTCAGTTCCAAAGACATCCGCGATCGTGGCTATATTTACATCAACGGTTGCCATGTGGCAACGACTTATATCAACGACGATGAAAAAATGCTGACACTCGATTTCCCTGAAGCGGTGAACACGCTCGAGATTCTCGTGGAAAACATGGGGCGCGCTAATTACGGAGAGCATTTGACCGACCCGAAAGGCTTGGTTAACAATTTATGGCTCGGCGAACAGTATTTCTTCCATTGGGAGATGTTTAAAGTGGAACTCGAACACTTGCCAAAAAACTATGGCACAGAGCAGGACGTACGCTTCCCAAAATTCTTCCGTGGCTCGTTTGATGCCGAAGAAGGCTTGGATACGTATGTCGACACGCACGGATTCACAAAAGGCAATGTCTTCATCAACGGCTTTAACCTCGGCCGCTACTGGAATACCGCCGGTCCGCAGCAACGCCTATACTTGCCGGGCCCATTATTGAAAAAACAACACAACGAAATCGTCGTACTGGAACTGGAACATACAACGACGGATCAAATCCAATTGCTGGATCAGCCGAAGCTTGACTGA
- a CDS encoding response regulator transcription factor: MGEVCKVLIVDDEMLIRQGIINYIAWEQEGFHIVGEASNGKEAMKMIGEFTPHIVITDIVMPIMDGIDLVKEGKLEFPDTEFIVLSSFEDFDYVRSMFQNGVADYILKPKLNGPELLKILNRVVSGIPELKHCVMAAQTEPTTEELIENVIQGYRVPSEYPELTEVLPNSQFVLVAVRGDGVDLVQVKRALDHSILEDLPTFALNSSDAEALILFNFEPLQLESIKQAVKQAAESSDAKWIMCEPVADLADLKKAHDEGCAKMKKYEFYLPEHQLFIFSEWPLENEKQAHFDLNHFIEMFKDRLFNAAFIYLENHVDYLAGRYNNDSFEFKSFLGNIVFNIVVLLDAMKYDTQELEQKKYNYFSAINEAADVNEVRGLLDTFLKEVKEIIHLGDKANEFNNLDKILEYIELHYTEPLRLSEIANHFHFNASYLSSYFSTHHKEGFSEYLNRVRIKKSMELLANSTVSISNISGMVGYSEHSYYCKVFKRITGMSPGTYRKELRAGHETEEKNLSHLKK, from the coding sequence GATCAGGCAAGGAATCATCAATTATATTGCTTGGGAACAAGAGGGATTTCACATTGTCGGGGAAGCTTCCAATGGCAAAGAAGCGATGAAAATGATTGGAGAATTTACACCGCATATCGTCATTACGGATATTGTGATGCCGATTATGGACGGTATTGATTTGGTTAAGGAAGGAAAGCTTGAATTTCCGGATACTGAATTTATTGTACTAAGCAGTTTCGAAGACTTCGATTACGTCCGCTCAATGTTCCAGAACGGGGTGGCGGATTATATCCTGAAGCCGAAGCTGAATGGCCCTGAACTATTAAAAATCTTAAACCGGGTAGTTAGCGGAATTCCAGAATTGAAGCATTGTGTAATGGCCGCACAAACGGAGCCTACAACAGAAGAGTTAATAGAGAATGTGATTCAAGGTTATCGCGTGCCTTCCGAATACCCTGAACTAACTGAGGTTTTGCCGAACAGCCAATTCGTGTTAGTGGCAGTCCGTGGGGACGGTGTCGACCTGGTCCAAGTGAAAAGGGCCCTGGATCACTCCATTCTCGAAGATCTGCCAACTTTTGCTTTGAATTCGAGCGACGCGGAGGCACTGATATTATTTAATTTTGAACCGCTTCAATTGGAATCCATTAAACAAGCCGTCAAGCAGGCAGCTGAGTCGTCAGATGCCAAATGGATCATGTGCGAACCAGTTGCTGATCTCGCCGACTTGAAAAAAGCGCACGATGAAGGCTGTGCGAAGATGAAGAAATATGAGTTTTATTTGCCGGAACATCAGCTGTTCATCTTCAGTGAATGGCCGTTGGAAAACGAAAAGCAAGCTCATTTCGATTTGAACCATTTTATCGAGATGTTCAAGGACCGGCTATTCAATGCGGCGTTTATTTACCTGGAAAACCATGTCGACTATTTAGCAGGGCGCTACAATAATGACAGCTTTGAGTTTAAATCGTTTTTAGGCAATATTGTCTTCAACATCGTCGTCCTATTAGATGCCATGAAATACGATACCCAAGAGCTCGAGCAGAAAAAATACAATTATTTCTCGGCGATCAATGAAGCAGCCGATGTCAATGAAGTCCGTGGGTTGCTCGACACTTTTCTTAAAGAAGTAAAGGAAATCATTCATTTAGGGGACAAAGCGAATGAATTCAATAACCTCGATAAGATTCTTGAGTATATTGAACTTCATTACACCGAGCCGTTGCGCTTATCGGAAATCGCCAACCATTTCCATTTCAATGCATCATATCTATCCTCGTATTTCAGTACACATCATAAAGAAGGCTTCAGTGAATACTTGAACCGCGTGCGCATCAAAAAATCGATGGAGCTATTGGCAAACAGCACGGTGTCCATCTCCAATATTAGCGGCATGGTCGGCTATTCAGAGCACAGCTATTATTGCAAAGTGTTCAAGCGCATTACTGGCATGTCTCCAGGCACTTATCGAAAGGAGCTTCGAGCCGGCCATGAAACTGAAGAAAAAAACCTTTCGCATCTTAAGAAATAA